From the genome of Tachysurus vachellii isolate PV-2020 chromosome 2, HZAU_Pvac_v1, whole genome shotgun sequence, one region includes:
- the kcnj2a gene encoding inward rectifier potassium channel 2a: MGSVRANRYSIVSSEEDGMKLATMAVHNGYGNGKSKVHTRHQPQSRFVKKDGHCNVQFINVSEKGQRYLADIFTTCVDIRWRWMIVIFCLAFLLSWLFFGCIFWLVAIFHGDLEGNSPKCVSNVSSFTAAFLFSIETQTTIGYGYRYVTDECPIAVFMVVFQSIVGCIIDAFIIGAVMAKMAKPKKRNETLVFSHNATVAMRDSKLCLMWRVGNLRKSHLVEAHVRAQLLRSRTTAEGEYIPLDQIDIDVGFDSGIDRIFLVSPITIVHEIDEDSPFYDMSKQELDSSEFEIVVILEGMVEATAMTTQCRSSYLASEVLWGHRFEPVLFEEKNYYKVDYSRFHKTYEVPSTPLCSARDLAEKKYILSNSNSFCYENEVVLPNKEEKEEEDGGGLVPTSTHTDTGSDSDHNQASVPLESRPLRRESEI; this comes from the coding sequence ATGGGAAGTGTGCGGGCTAACCGCTACAGCATTGTGTCATCAGAGGAGGACGGGATGAAGCTGGCCACTATGGCGGTGCACAACGGCTATGGGAACGGAAAGAGTAAGGTGCACACTCGGCATCAGCCCCAGAGCAGGTTTGTCAAGAAGGATGGACACTGCAATGTACAGTTCATCAATGTCAGTGAGAAGGGTCAGCGTTATTTGGCTGATATTTTTACTACTTGTGTGGACATTCGCTGGCGCTGGATGATCGTCATCTTCTGCTTGGCATTCCTGCTGTCGTGGCTGTTCTTCGGATGTATCTTCTGGCTGGTGGCAATCTTTCATGGAGACCTGGAAGGCAACAGTCCAAAATGTGTATCGAATGTGAGCAGCTTTACTGCAGCATTTCTTTTCTCCATCGAGACACAAACCACCATTGGCTATGGCTATCGCTATGTGACCGACGAGTGTCCCATTGCTGTCTTCATGGTGGTCTTTCAGAGCATCGTGGGCTGCATCATTGATGCTTTCATAATCGGGGCAGTCATGGCCAAAATGGCCAAGCCTAAAAAGCGAAACGAGACACTGGTGTTCAGTCACAATGCTACCGTGGCCATGAGAGACAGCAAGCTGTGTCTAATGTGGAGGGTTGGCAACTTACGCAAGAGCCATCTGGTAGAGGCTCATGTTCGGGCTCAGCTCCTTAGATCTCGTACTACAGCAGAGGGGGAATACATCCCGCTGGACCAAATAGACATTGATGTGGGCTTTGATAGTGGCATTGACCGTATCTTTTTGGTTTCGCCAATAACCATTGTCCACGAGATTGACGAGGACAGCCCTTTTTATGACATGAGCAAGCAGGAGCTAGACAGTTCAGAGTTTGAGATTGTGGTGATCTTAGAAGGCATGGTGGAAGCAACAGCCATGACAACTCAGTGCCGTAGCTCATATCTGGCCAGTGAGGTCCTCTGGGGACACCGCTTCGAGCCAGTCTTGTTTGAGGAGAAGAACTACTACAAAGTGGACTATTCACGCTTTCACAAGACCTACGAGGTGCCCAGCACCCCGCTGTGTAGTGCCAGGGACCTTGCAGAGAAAAAATACATCCTTTCCAATTCCAATTCCTTCTGTTACGAGAATGAGGTGGTGCTTCCAAAcaaagaggagaaggaggaagaagatgGGGGTGGACTGGTGCCCACGAGCACACATACTGACACTGGCTCAGACTCTGACCACAATCAAGCCAGTGTTCCCCTAGAGTCACGGCCGCTGAGGCGAGAATCCGAAATATGA